In Fictibacillus halophilus, a single genomic region encodes these proteins:
- a CDS encoding DUF3311 domain-containing protein — protein MNTFIKFLALIPFAGLLIGIYFANKVTPYLFGMPFLLAYCVIWVVITTFLMIIIYMLDPRNKESEVE, from the coding sequence ATGAACACATTTATAAAATTTTTAGCGTTAATACCGTTTGCCGGATTATTAATAGGCATTTATTTTGCTAACAAGGTTACTCCTTACCTTTTTGGAATGCCTTTCTTGCTAGCCTATTGTGTAATTTGGGTTGTTATTACTACCTTTCTTATGATCATCATCTATATGCTTGATCCAAGAAATAAGGAGAGTGAAGTAGAATGA